GAAATTATTTGAATATGTTGAAAGTAAATATGTAAATGGTGTTGAAAATGTTTTGATTATAGATGAAGTACAATTATGTAATAAATTTGAATTAGCTATAAACAGTTTTCATAATAGTAAAAAATATGATATATATATCACTGGATCAAATGCATTTCTTTTAAGTTCTGATTTAACCACTTTATTTACAGGAAGATTTATAGAAATATCTATTTTTCCGTTTAGTTTTGCTGAATATTGTAAATATTTTGAATTAAAAGATGAATATAATAAGCATTTAGAAAAATATTTGTTAGAAGGTGGATTGGCGGGGGCATATTTATATAAATATGAAGAAGATTCAAGAAAGTATATATCCGACATCTATAATACATTACTTAAAAGAGATTTGGTTGATAAATACAGAATATCTGAAATAGCACTACTTGACTCTATATCCGAATTTTTAATGGATAATATCTCAAATTTAACTACTACGAATAATATTTCTAATATATTAAAAAGTAATAAAATAAATAGTAATCATATAACTATAGGGAATTATATTAAACATTTATGTAATGCTTTTATGTTTTATAAGGTTAAAAGGTATGATGTTAAAGGTAAAAAATATTTAGAGACAAATTCAAAATACTATTTATGTGACTTATCACTTAGATACTCTATTTTGGGTCTTAGAAATATGGATTATGGTAGGGCATATGAAAATATAGTTGCTAT
The nucleotide sequence above comes from Streptobacillus felis. Encoded proteins:
- a CDS encoding ATP-binding protein; the encoded protein is MKIIERTQYIERIKRLRGTPDIKIITGMRRAGKSELLNEYSSYLNTVNSSINIIKIDFNDLLFNSLKEYMKLFEYVESKYVNGVENVLIIDEVQLCNKFELAINSFHNSKKYDIYITGSNAFLLSSDLTTLFTGRFIEISIFPFSFAEYCKYFELKDEYNKHLEKYLLEGGLAGAYLYKYEEDSRKYISDIYNTLLKRDLVDKYRISEIALLDSISEFLMDNISNLTTTNNISNILKSNKINSNHITIGNYIKHLCNAFMFYKVKRYDVKGKKYLETNSKYYLCDLSLRYSILGLRNMDYGRAYENIVAIELMRRGYEIYVGKLYQKEIDFVAIKNNKKIYIQVADNISSDETLDRELLPLKMIKDSYPKFLLANTNHNTYDIDGIKIVDISKWLMDNE